The Budorcas taxicolor isolate Tak-1 chromosome 5, Takin1.1, whole genome shotgun sequence genome includes a window with the following:
- the LOC128048108 gene encoding olfactory receptor 8S1-like, giving the protein MEAGNTTRVTFFILQGLSNNLHIQVVLFVIFLAIYLLILIVNLLMLLVIRTDSHLHTPMYFFLSHLSFLDAFYASIIVPKLLKNLLSKWKTISFLECFIQIFFVIFLGGTETCLLSVMAYDRYQAVCRPLLYVGTMNKKVCAGLAGASWAIGMGTGLLNTILLAQEHFCGPNLIRSFACELPPVLLLACSDPSVSVFSILTTMVVLGLGTFVILVGSYTRIILTALGMNSATGWNKIFSTCSSHFLVVIIFYGSGISRYMTPASGSALEQVLSMQYSVVTPLLNPLIYSLKNQEVKAALRRRLARKPRLIF; this is encoded by the exons ATGGAAGCTGGCAACACAACCAGAGTCACTTTCTTTATTCTCCAAGGACTATCCAACAACCTTCACATTCAGGTAGTACTCTTTGTAATATTCCTGGCGATTTACCTCCTGATCCTCATAGTGAACCTGCTGATGCTGTTGGTGATCAGGACTGATTCCCAcctgcacacccccatgtacttcttcctcagtCACCTCTCCTTCCTGGATGCTTTCTATGCCTCAATCATTGTGCCTAAGTTGCTAAAGAACCTACTTTCCAAGTGGAAGACTATATCCTTCCTTGAATGTTTCATCCAGATCTTCTTCGTTATATTTCTTGGGGGCACTGAAACTTGCCTCCTTTCAGTCATGGCCTATGACCGGTACCAGGCTGTGTGCCGCCCGCTGCTGTATGTGGGGACTATGAACAAGAAGGTGTGTGCTGGCCTGGCAGGAGCCTCCTGGGCCATaggaatggggactggcctgctTAACACCATCCTCCTGGCTCAGGAGCACTTCTGTGGCCCCAACCTCATCCGCAGTTTTGCCTGTGAGCTTCCTCCAGTGCTCCTGTTGGCCTGTTCTGACCCCTCCGTTagtgtgttctccatcctgaccACCATGGTGGTCCTGGGCCTTGGCACCTTTGTCATACTGGTGGGTTCTTACACCCGTATTATCCTGACAGCCCTGGGGATGAACTCTGCCACAGGTTGGAACAAGATCTTCTCTACATGCTCATCCCATTTTCTTGTGGTCATCATCTTTTATGGTTCTGGAATTTCCAG GTACATGACTCCAGCTTCTGGCTCAGCCCTGGAGCAAGTGCTATCCATGCAGTACAGTGTGGTGACCCCGCTACTGAACCCGCTTATTTATAGTTTGAAGAACCAGGAGGTGAAGGCAGCTCTTAGGAGGAGGTTGGCCAGGAAACCCAGGCTTATCTTCTAA